From Oncorhynchus mykiss isolate Arlee chromosome 6, USDA_OmykA_1.1, whole genome shotgun sequence, the proteins below share one genomic window:
- the LOC110526080 gene encoding uncharacterized protein LOC110526080 isoform X4, protein MMMIPRGRGGRLLRKNQWPSSRRSTRQERQWQVIYKGFKKPMTKEQLAKLCKTIVNFIAQTTLQILLPALARILGVTGFYDNADSLKRGGSARSFTAFEQKRLELIQEVKYLAKEMCNCGGRALRPRSSTPSSKSSQTSLKVHLGMPEDSIISSVQEQLSKSDQMVAAGQLSQIDKVVGTMLENIEKISSECGEESVFQESLRSSSSLSFSNAKSQKTEWEFALPGTPIPSELPESPAQPIVRCSVIDMSESTKPKTMVCDARTSMFAIADTIMKKVYPEAEGQVTSHPDLTDPIARLEELISQGRIGALSRDLSHQVNRIISDSNLTPLGLTVAAGKSASDTILSKLKRNDKVGKPTTYELVQLFVEESVKCLLLPSFVPYSTSMSLAQEAKVLARVSEDRISCSSSSSVFSDTVSLFTKVMVSQVMYSVDSDAESRGSSPTESLQTSETTISDVGNLLSGKSSLRLSPSGVIMATSETSNAAQILKANIDGEEVDTTSHSGVAQNIVRDDMSTSPDMVKDVTLPTPSSDNLGSDDDFTGLISMLVVRILTEIQTPAEDYPVDVTRKSQDLIPKVMEVFCAWSGCSETQAYPENLRIHKVYRVVYKNLLEEFGSEKILQQAVSTQDSSFDRILVKSLSEVLLHRCNEALRAASRTSVKTTGPKALPLAEDVRSSSGKLSFLQRLVRLTSNLKLFKKGNKKDSHRSESEQVQTTAEDGMLPSIVPHAAMSALPKDLPASSQQETPHKRPLLVRMFSAISKGLFKPFKQSLKTK, encoded by the exons atgatgatgatccccagagggaggggagggagattgCTGAGGAAGAACCAGTGGCCCAGCTCAAGAAGGAGCACAAGACAGGAAAG gCAATGGCAAGTGATCTATAAAGGATTTAAAAAACCT ATGACAAAGGAACAGCTTGCAAAATTGTGCAAGACCATTGTCAACTTCATTGCACAGACCACCCTGCAGATCCTGCTGCCGGCCCTGGCCCGCATTCTAGGGGTGACAGGCTTTTATGACAACGCTGACTCACTCAAGAGGGGCGGCAGTGCAAGATCCTTCACTGCCTTTGAGCAGAAAAGActggagctcatccaggaagtAAAATATTTGGCGAAGGAGATGTGTAACTGTGGCGGCAGGGCTCTCCGACCAAGGTCTAGCACACCCTCTTCcaagag ttcccagacctcaCTGAAAGTCCACCTGGGAATGCCAGaggacagtatcatcagcagtgtccaggagcaactgtcaaaatctgaccaaaTGGTGGCTGCAGGACAGCTTTCACAAATAGATAAAGTGGTTGGAACTATGCTGGAGAACATTGAGAAGATAAGCAGCGAATGTGGCGAGGAATCGGTCTTTCAAGAGTCACTGCGGTCTTCCTCCTCATTGTCATTCTCAAATGCCAAATCACAGAAGACAGAGTGGGAATTTGcactccctggcactcccattcCTTCTGAGTTACCCGAGAGTCCTGCTCAGCCCATTGTAAGATGCTCAGTCATTGACATGAGCGAATCTACTAAGCCAAAAACAATGGTGTGTGATGCCAGAACAAGCATGTTTGCCATAGCCGATACCATCATGAAGAAGGTATATCCAGAGGCAGAAGGGCAGGTTACATCTCACCCTGATCTAACAGATCCAATAGCTAGACTGGAGGAGCTCATATCTCAGGgtaggattggtgctctctcCCGTGATCTCAGTCACCAAGTCAACCGCATAATTTCTGATagcaacttgacccctctgggactgacagtggcggctggaaagagtgcatctgataccatcctttcgaagctgaagaggaatgacaaggTGGGGAAGCCCACAACTTACGAGCTGGTTCAGCTGTTTGTAGAGGAGTCTGTTAAGTGCCTCCTGCTTCCTAGTTTTGTGCCCTATTCAActtcaatgagtttggctcaggAGGCCAAGGTGTTGGCTAGAGTGTCTGAAGATAGAATTTCAtgctcttcttcttcatcagtaTTTAGTGACACAGTCAGTCTCTTTACCAAAGTTATGGTAAGCCAGGTCATGTACTCTGTGGATTCTGATGCAGAAAGTAGAGGATCCTCTCCAACTGAATCTCTCCAAACATCTGAAACCACTATATCTGATGTAGGCAATCTATTGAGTGGCAAGTCCTCCCTTCGGCTGTCTCCTTCTGGCGTCATTATGGCAACAAGCGAGACCTCCAATGCAGCACAAATCTTGAAGGCCAACATTGATGGAGAGGAAGTGGATACCACCAGTCATTCTGGTGTAGCTCAAAACATTGTCAGGGACGATATGTCAACCAGCCCAGACATGGTCAAAGATGTCACACTTCCAACCCCATCCTCTGATAACTTGGGCAGTGATGATGACTTCACcggcctcatcagcatgttagtGGTGAGAATTCTAACAGAAATCCAAACCCCAGCAGAAGATTACCCAGTTGACGTCACACGCAAGTCACAAGACCTGATCCCCAAAGTTATGGAGGTcttctgtgcatggtcaggctgctctgagacaCAAGCCTATCCAGAGAACTTGAGGATTCATAAAGTCTACAGAGTCGTCTATAAAAATCTGTTGGAGGAGTTTGGCTCGGAGAAAATCCTCCAACAggccgtgtcgactcaggactcTTCATTTGATAGGATTCTTGTCAAGTCTTTGAGTGAAGTGCTTCTCCACAGATGTAATGAGGCATTGAGGGCAGCCTCAAGAACATCAGTCAAAACCACCGGGCCTAAGGCTCTTCCACTGGCTGAGGATGTGAGGTCTAGCAGCGGGAAACTATCTTTTCTACAAAGGCTGGTCAGGCTGACAAGCAACTTAAAG CTATTCAAGAAGGGGAACAAGAAGGATTCCCACCGCTCTGAATCAGAACAAGTACAGACCACTGCTGAAGATGGCATGC tGCCCAGCATAGTGCCACATGCTGCCATGTCTGCACTGCCAAAGGATCTCCCCGCCAGCTCCCAACAGGAGACGCCTCACAAACGTCCACTTCTCGTCAGGATGTTTTCTGCCATCTCCAAAGGCCTGTTCAAGCCCTTCAAACAGTCCTTAAAGACCAAGTAA
- the LOC110526080 gene encoding uncharacterized protein LOC110526080 isoform X2, producing MVITYLGLRNKHPDRGSVIELLEKNALKAAFGPGNKDEMEDCYPILISFMRNLTDEQWQVIYKGFKKPMTKEQLAKLCKTIVNFIAQTTLQILLPALARILGVTGFYDNADSLKRGGSARSFTAFEQKRLELIQEVKYLAKEMCNCGGRALRPRSSTPSSKSSQTSLKVHLGMPEDSIISSVQEQLSKSDQMVAAGQLSQIDKVVGTMLENIEKISSECGEESVFQESLRSSSSLSFSNAKSQKTEWEFALPGTPIPSELPESPAQPIVRCSVIDMSESTKPKTMVCDARTSMFAIADTIMKKVYPEAEGQVTSHPDLTDPIARLEELISQGRIGALSRDLSHQVNRIISDSNLTPLGLTVAAGKSASDTILSKLKRNDKVGKPTTYELVQLFVEESVKCLLLPSFVPYSTSMSLAQEAKVLARVSEDRISCSSSSSVFSDTVSLFTKVMVSQVMYSVDSDAESRGSSPTESLQTSETTISDVGNLLSGKSSLRLSPSGVIMATSETSNAAQILKANIDGEEVDTTSHSGVAQNIVRDDMSTSPDMVKDVTLPTPSSDNLGSDDDFTGLISMLVVRILTEIQTPAEDYPVDVTRKSQDLIPKVMEVFCAWSGCSETQAYPENLRIHKVYRVVYKNLLEEFGSEKILQQAVSTQDSSFDRILVKSLSEVLLHRCNEALRAASRTSVKTTGPKALPLAEDVRSSSGKLSFLQRLVRLTSNLKLFKKGNKKDSHRSESEQVQTTAEDGMLPSIVPHAAMSALPKDLPASSQQETPHKRPLLVRMFSAISKGLFKPFKQSLKTK from the exons ATGGTAATAACATATTTAGGATTGAGGAATAAACACCCGGACAGAGGATCTGTTATTGAGCTCTTGGAGAAGAATGCTCTTAAGGCTGCATTCGGCCCAGGCAACAAAGATGAGATGGAGGACTGctacccaatcctcatctcattcatgcgcaatcttactgatga gCAATGGCAAGTGATCTATAAAGGATTTAAAAAACCT ATGACAAAGGAACAGCTTGCAAAATTGTGCAAGACCATTGTCAACTTCATTGCACAGACCACCCTGCAGATCCTGCTGCCGGCCCTGGCCCGCATTCTAGGGGTGACAGGCTTTTATGACAACGCTGACTCACTCAAGAGGGGCGGCAGTGCAAGATCCTTCACTGCCTTTGAGCAGAAAAGActggagctcatccaggaagtAAAATATTTGGCGAAGGAGATGTGTAACTGTGGCGGCAGGGCTCTCCGACCAAGGTCTAGCACACCCTCTTCcaagag ttcccagacctcaCTGAAAGTCCACCTGGGAATGCCAGaggacagtatcatcagcagtgtccaggagcaactgtcaaaatctgaccaaaTGGTGGCTGCAGGACAGCTTTCACAAATAGATAAAGTGGTTGGAACTATGCTGGAGAACATTGAGAAGATAAGCAGCGAATGTGGCGAGGAATCGGTCTTTCAAGAGTCACTGCGGTCTTCCTCCTCATTGTCATTCTCAAATGCCAAATCACAGAAGACAGAGTGGGAATTTGcactccctggcactcccattcCTTCTGAGTTACCCGAGAGTCCTGCTCAGCCCATTGTAAGATGCTCAGTCATTGACATGAGCGAATCTACTAAGCCAAAAACAATGGTGTGTGATGCCAGAACAAGCATGTTTGCCATAGCCGATACCATCATGAAGAAGGTATATCCAGAGGCAGAAGGGCAGGTTACATCTCACCCTGATCTAACAGATCCAATAGCTAGACTGGAGGAGCTCATATCTCAGGgtaggattggtgctctctcCCGTGATCTCAGTCACCAAGTCAACCGCATAATTTCTGATagcaacttgacccctctgggactgacagtggcggctggaaagagtgcatctgataccatcctttcgaagctgaagaggaatgacaaggTGGGGAAGCCCACAACTTACGAGCTGGTTCAGCTGTTTGTAGAGGAGTCTGTTAAGTGCCTCCTGCTTCCTAGTTTTGTGCCCTATTCAActtcaatgagtttggctcaggAGGCCAAGGTGTTGGCTAGAGTGTCTGAAGATAGAATTTCAtgctcttcttcttcatcagtaTTTAGTGACACAGTCAGTCTCTTTACCAAAGTTATGGTAAGCCAGGTCATGTACTCTGTGGATTCTGATGCAGAAAGTAGAGGATCCTCTCCAACTGAATCTCTCCAAACATCTGAAACCACTATATCTGATGTAGGCAATCTATTGAGTGGCAAGTCCTCCCTTCGGCTGTCTCCTTCTGGCGTCATTATGGCAACAAGCGAGACCTCCAATGCAGCACAAATCTTGAAGGCCAACATTGATGGAGAGGAAGTGGATACCACCAGTCATTCTGGTGTAGCTCAAAACATTGTCAGGGACGATATGTCAACCAGCCCAGACATGGTCAAAGATGTCACACTTCCAACCCCATCCTCTGATAACTTGGGCAGTGATGATGACTTCACcggcctcatcagcatgttagtGGTGAGAATTCTAACAGAAATCCAAACCCCAGCAGAAGATTACCCAGTTGACGTCACACGCAAGTCACAAGACCTGATCCCCAAAGTTATGGAGGTcttctgtgcatggtcaggctgctctgagacaCAAGCCTATCCAGAGAACTTGAGGATTCATAAAGTCTACAGAGTCGTCTATAAAAATCTGTTGGAGGAGTTTGGCTCGGAGAAAATCCTCCAACAggccgtgtcgactcaggactcTTCATTTGATAGGATTCTTGTCAAGTCTTTGAGTGAAGTGCTTCTCCACAGATGTAATGAGGCATTGAGGGCAGCCTCAAGAACATCAGTCAAAACCACCGGGCCTAAGGCTCTTCCACTGGCTGAGGATGTGAGGTCTAGCAGCGGGAAACTATCTTTTCTACAAAGGCTGGTCAGGCTGACAAGCAACTTAAAG CTATTCAAGAAGGGGAACAAGAAGGATTCCCACCGCTCTGAATCAGAACAAGTACAGACCACTGCTGAAGATGGCATGC tGCCCAGCATAGTGCCACATGCTGCCATGTCTGCACTGCCAAAGGATCTCCCCGCCAGCTCCCAACAGGAGACGCCTCACAAACGTCCACTTCTCGTCAGGATGTTTTCTGCCATCTCCAAAGGCCTGTTCAAGCCCTTCAAACAGTCCTTAAAGACCAAGTAA
- the LOC110526080 gene encoding uncharacterized protein LOC110526080 isoform X1: protein MVEEKVVQRDDDDPQREGREIAEEEPVAQLKKEHKTGKAKRKSSAKKSGEQGTDTDAGLRNKHPDRGSVIELLEKNALKAAFGPGNKDEMEDCYPILISFMRNLTDEQWQVIYKGFKKPMTKEQLAKLCKTIVNFIAQTTLQILLPALARILGVTGFYDNADSLKRGGSARSFTAFEQKRLELIQEVKYLAKEMCNCGGRALRPRSSTPSSKSSQTSLKVHLGMPEDSIISSVQEQLSKSDQMVAAGQLSQIDKVVGTMLENIEKISSECGEESVFQESLRSSSSLSFSNAKSQKTEWEFALPGTPIPSELPESPAQPIVRCSVIDMSESTKPKTMVCDARTSMFAIADTIMKKVYPEAEGQVTSHPDLTDPIARLEELISQGRIGALSRDLSHQVNRIISDSNLTPLGLTVAAGKSASDTILSKLKRNDKVGKPTTYELVQLFVEESVKCLLLPSFVPYSTSMSLAQEAKVLARVSEDRISCSSSSSVFSDTVSLFTKVMVSQVMYSVDSDAESRGSSPTESLQTSETTISDVGNLLSGKSSLRLSPSGVIMATSETSNAAQILKANIDGEEVDTTSHSGVAQNIVRDDMSTSPDMVKDVTLPTPSSDNLGSDDDFTGLISMLVVRILTEIQTPAEDYPVDVTRKSQDLIPKVMEVFCAWSGCSETQAYPENLRIHKVYRVVYKNLLEEFGSEKILQQAVSTQDSSFDRILVKSLSEVLLHRCNEALRAASRTSVKTTGPKALPLAEDVRSSSGKLSFLQRLVRLTSNLKLFKKGNKKDSHRSESEQVQTTAEDGMLPSIVPHAAMSALPKDLPASSQQETPHKRPLLVRMFSAISKGLFKPFKQSLKTK, encoded by the exons ATGGTGGAAGAAAAG GTAGtacagagagatgatgatgatccccagagggaggggagggagattgCTGAGGAAGAACCAGTGGCCCAGCTCAAGAAGGAGCACAAGACAGGAAAG GCGAAGAGGAAAAGTAGTGCCAAGAAGTCAGGGGAGCAGGGCACTGATACGGATGCAG GATTGAGGAATAAACACCCGGACAGAGGATCTGTTATTGAGCTCTTGGAGAAGAATGCTCTTAAGGCTGCATTCGGCCCAGGCAACAAAGATGAGATGGAGGACTGctacccaatcctcatctcattcatgcgcaatcttactgatga gCAATGGCAAGTGATCTATAAAGGATTTAAAAAACCT ATGACAAAGGAACAGCTTGCAAAATTGTGCAAGACCATTGTCAACTTCATTGCACAGACCACCCTGCAGATCCTGCTGCCGGCCCTGGCCCGCATTCTAGGGGTGACAGGCTTTTATGACAACGCTGACTCACTCAAGAGGGGCGGCAGTGCAAGATCCTTCACTGCCTTTGAGCAGAAAAGActggagctcatccaggaagtAAAATATTTGGCGAAGGAGATGTGTAACTGTGGCGGCAGGGCTCTCCGACCAAGGTCTAGCACACCCTCTTCcaagag ttcccagacctcaCTGAAAGTCCACCTGGGAATGCCAGaggacagtatcatcagcagtgtccaggagcaactgtcaaaatctgaccaaaTGGTGGCTGCAGGACAGCTTTCACAAATAGATAAAGTGGTTGGAACTATGCTGGAGAACATTGAGAAGATAAGCAGCGAATGTGGCGAGGAATCGGTCTTTCAAGAGTCACTGCGGTCTTCCTCCTCATTGTCATTCTCAAATGCCAAATCACAGAAGACAGAGTGGGAATTTGcactccctggcactcccattcCTTCTGAGTTACCCGAGAGTCCTGCTCAGCCCATTGTAAGATGCTCAGTCATTGACATGAGCGAATCTACTAAGCCAAAAACAATGGTGTGTGATGCCAGAACAAGCATGTTTGCCATAGCCGATACCATCATGAAGAAGGTATATCCAGAGGCAGAAGGGCAGGTTACATCTCACCCTGATCTAACAGATCCAATAGCTAGACTGGAGGAGCTCATATCTCAGGgtaggattggtgctctctcCCGTGATCTCAGTCACCAAGTCAACCGCATAATTTCTGATagcaacttgacccctctgggactgacagtggcggctggaaagagtgcatctgataccatcctttcgaagctgaagaggaatgacaaggTGGGGAAGCCCACAACTTACGAGCTGGTTCAGCTGTTTGTAGAGGAGTCTGTTAAGTGCCTCCTGCTTCCTAGTTTTGTGCCCTATTCAActtcaatgagtttggctcaggAGGCCAAGGTGTTGGCTAGAGTGTCTGAAGATAGAATTTCAtgctcttcttcttcatcagtaTTTAGTGACACAGTCAGTCTCTTTACCAAAGTTATGGTAAGCCAGGTCATGTACTCTGTGGATTCTGATGCAGAAAGTAGAGGATCCTCTCCAACTGAATCTCTCCAAACATCTGAAACCACTATATCTGATGTAGGCAATCTATTGAGTGGCAAGTCCTCCCTTCGGCTGTCTCCTTCTGGCGTCATTATGGCAACAAGCGAGACCTCCAATGCAGCACAAATCTTGAAGGCCAACATTGATGGAGAGGAAGTGGATACCACCAGTCATTCTGGTGTAGCTCAAAACATTGTCAGGGACGATATGTCAACCAGCCCAGACATGGTCAAAGATGTCACACTTCCAACCCCATCCTCTGATAACTTGGGCAGTGATGATGACTTCACcggcctcatcagcatgttagtGGTGAGAATTCTAACAGAAATCCAAACCCCAGCAGAAGATTACCCAGTTGACGTCACACGCAAGTCACAAGACCTGATCCCCAAAGTTATGGAGGTcttctgtgcatggtcaggctgctctgagacaCAAGCCTATCCAGAGAACTTGAGGATTCATAAAGTCTACAGAGTCGTCTATAAAAATCTGTTGGAGGAGTTTGGCTCGGAGAAAATCCTCCAACAggccgtgtcgactcaggactcTTCATTTGATAGGATTCTTGTCAAGTCTTTGAGTGAAGTGCTTCTCCACAGATGTAATGAGGCATTGAGGGCAGCCTCAAGAACATCAGTCAAAACCACCGGGCCTAAGGCTCTTCCACTGGCTGAGGATGTGAGGTCTAGCAGCGGGAAACTATCTTTTCTACAAAGGCTGGTCAGGCTGACAAGCAACTTAAAG CTATTCAAGAAGGGGAACAAGAAGGATTCCCACCGCTCTGAATCAGAACAAGTACAGACCACTGCTGAAGATGGCATGC tGCCCAGCATAGTGCCACATGCTGCCATGTCTGCACTGCCAAAGGATCTCCCCGCCAGCTCCCAACAGGAGACGCCTCACAAACGTCCACTTCTCGTCAGGATGTTTTCTGCCATCTCCAAAGGCCTGTTCAAGCCCTTCAAACAGTCCTTAAAGACCAAGTAA
- the LOC110526080 gene encoding uncharacterized protein LOC110526080 isoform X5, translated as MEDCYPILISFMRNLTDEQWQVIYKGFKKPMTKEQLAKLCKTIVNFIAQTTLQILLPALARILGVTGFYDNADSLKRGGSARSFTAFEQKRLELIQEVKYLAKEMCNCGGRALRPRSSTPSSKSSQTSLKVHLGMPEDSIISSVQEQLSKSDQMVAAGQLSQIDKVVGTMLENIEKISSECGEESVFQESLRSSSSLSFSNAKSQKTEWEFALPGTPIPSELPESPAQPIVRCSVIDMSESTKPKTMVCDARTSMFAIADTIMKKVYPEAEGQVTSHPDLTDPIARLEELISQGRIGALSRDLSHQVNRIISDSNLTPLGLTVAAGKSASDTILSKLKRNDKVGKPTTYELVQLFVEESVKCLLLPSFVPYSTSMSLAQEAKVLARVSEDRISCSSSSSVFSDTVSLFTKVMVSQVMYSVDSDAESRGSSPTESLQTSETTISDVGNLLSGKSSLRLSPSGVIMATSETSNAAQILKANIDGEEVDTTSHSGVAQNIVRDDMSTSPDMVKDVTLPTPSSDNLGSDDDFTGLISMLVVRILTEIQTPAEDYPVDVTRKSQDLIPKVMEVFCAWSGCSETQAYPENLRIHKVYRVVYKNLLEEFGSEKILQQAVSTQDSSFDRILVKSLSEVLLHRCNEALRAASRTSVKTTGPKALPLAEDVRSSSGKLSFLQRLVRLTSNLKLFKKGNKKDSHRSESEQVQTTAEDGMLPSIVPHAAMSALPKDLPASSQQETPHKRPLLVRMFSAISKGLFKPFKQSLKTK; from the exons ATGGAGGACTGctacccaatcctcatctcattcatgcgcaatcttactgatga gCAATGGCAAGTGATCTATAAAGGATTTAAAAAACCT ATGACAAAGGAACAGCTTGCAAAATTGTGCAAGACCATTGTCAACTTCATTGCACAGACCACCCTGCAGATCCTGCTGCCGGCCCTGGCCCGCATTCTAGGGGTGACAGGCTTTTATGACAACGCTGACTCACTCAAGAGGGGCGGCAGTGCAAGATCCTTCACTGCCTTTGAGCAGAAAAGActggagctcatccaggaagtAAAATATTTGGCGAAGGAGATGTGTAACTGTGGCGGCAGGGCTCTCCGACCAAGGTCTAGCACACCCTCTTCcaagag ttcccagacctcaCTGAAAGTCCACCTGGGAATGCCAGaggacagtatcatcagcagtgtccaggagcaactgtcaaaatctgaccaaaTGGTGGCTGCAGGACAGCTTTCACAAATAGATAAAGTGGTTGGAACTATGCTGGAGAACATTGAGAAGATAAGCAGCGAATGTGGCGAGGAATCGGTCTTTCAAGAGTCACTGCGGTCTTCCTCCTCATTGTCATTCTCAAATGCCAAATCACAGAAGACAGAGTGGGAATTTGcactccctggcactcccattcCTTCTGAGTTACCCGAGAGTCCTGCTCAGCCCATTGTAAGATGCTCAGTCATTGACATGAGCGAATCTACTAAGCCAAAAACAATGGTGTGTGATGCCAGAACAAGCATGTTTGCCATAGCCGATACCATCATGAAGAAGGTATATCCAGAGGCAGAAGGGCAGGTTACATCTCACCCTGATCTAACAGATCCAATAGCTAGACTGGAGGAGCTCATATCTCAGGgtaggattggtgctctctcCCGTGATCTCAGTCACCAAGTCAACCGCATAATTTCTGATagcaacttgacccctctgggactgacagtggcggctggaaagagtgcatctgataccatcctttcgaagctgaagaggaatgacaaggTGGGGAAGCCCACAACTTACGAGCTGGTTCAGCTGTTTGTAGAGGAGTCTGTTAAGTGCCTCCTGCTTCCTAGTTTTGTGCCCTATTCAActtcaatgagtttggctcaggAGGCCAAGGTGTTGGCTAGAGTGTCTGAAGATAGAATTTCAtgctcttcttcttcatcagtaTTTAGTGACACAGTCAGTCTCTTTACCAAAGTTATGGTAAGCCAGGTCATGTACTCTGTGGATTCTGATGCAGAAAGTAGAGGATCCTCTCCAACTGAATCTCTCCAAACATCTGAAACCACTATATCTGATGTAGGCAATCTATTGAGTGGCAAGTCCTCCCTTCGGCTGTCTCCTTCTGGCGTCATTATGGCAACAAGCGAGACCTCCAATGCAGCACAAATCTTGAAGGCCAACATTGATGGAGAGGAAGTGGATACCACCAGTCATTCTGGTGTAGCTCAAAACATTGTCAGGGACGATATGTCAACCAGCCCAGACATGGTCAAAGATGTCACACTTCCAACCCCATCCTCTGATAACTTGGGCAGTGATGATGACTTCACcggcctcatcagcatgttagtGGTGAGAATTCTAACAGAAATCCAAACCCCAGCAGAAGATTACCCAGTTGACGTCACACGCAAGTCACAAGACCTGATCCCCAAAGTTATGGAGGTcttctgtgcatggtcaggctgctctgagacaCAAGCCTATCCAGAGAACTTGAGGATTCATAAAGTCTACAGAGTCGTCTATAAAAATCTGTTGGAGGAGTTTGGCTCGGAGAAAATCCTCCAACAggccgtgtcgactcaggactcTTCATTTGATAGGATTCTTGTCAAGTCTTTGAGTGAAGTGCTTCTCCACAGATGTAATGAGGCATTGAGGGCAGCCTCAAGAACATCAGTCAAAACCACCGGGCCTAAGGCTCTTCCACTGGCTGAGGATGTGAGGTCTAGCAGCGGGAAACTATCTTTTCTACAAAGGCTGGTCAGGCTGACAAGCAACTTAAAG CTATTCAAGAAGGGGAACAAGAAGGATTCCCACCGCTCTGAATCAGAACAAGTACAGACCACTGCTGAAGATGGCATGC tGCCCAGCATAGTGCCACATGCTGCCATGTCTGCACTGCCAAAGGATCTCCCCGCCAGCTCCCAACAGGAGACGCCTCACAAACGTCCACTTCTCGTCAGGATGTTTTCTGCCATCTCCAAAGGCCTGTTCAAGCCCTTCAAACAGTCCTTAAAGACCAAGTAA